In Macadamia integrifolia cultivar HAES 741 chromosome 13, SCU_Mint_v3, whole genome shotgun sequence, one DNA window encodes the following:
- the LOC122059281 gene encoding dof zinc finger protein DOF1.4 isoform X1, which produces MFSHCEKMIISPSPNEWPQQKIDETGLIASRGGRVMEKPVGQEEQALKCPRCDSSNTKFCYYNNYSLSQPRHFCKACKRYWTRGGTLRNVPVGGGYRKNKRVKRSSSNEVSSSPTQSPSPLLYGVSGMSAPLSDINNLHFPSFQDVVYTSPLVSSYSLLGSSSSPSTASLIASSLHQQQKLMQLGGIKDRTPGNNYFQALLPFEDLQMEMKLEAGENNRISCQNPIGTATADPSLYWNTTSVGAWADLNNFGSSVTSLI; this is translated from the exons ATGTTTAGTCATTGTGAGAAGATGATCATCTCTCCTTCCCCTAACGAATGGCCAcag cagaagatagatgagaCGGGGTTGATAGCTTCAAGAGGTGGTAGGGTAATGGAGAAACCAGTAGGGCAAGAAGAACAAGCACTGAAATGTCCTCGTTGTGACTCCTCAAACACTAAATTTTGTTACTACAACAACTACAGCTTATCCCAACCCAGACACTTCTGTAAGGCCTGTAAGCGTTATTGGACTAGAGGTGGAACTCTTCGTAATGTACCGGTCGGTGGCGGCTACCGCAAGAACAAGAGGGTTAAGAGGTCTTCATCCAatgaagtttcttcttctccaactcaatccccttctcctctaTTATATGGCGTATCTGGTATGAGTGCTCCTCTCTCAGACATTAATAACCTCCATTTTCCAAGCTTCCAAGATGTGGTTTATACAAGTCCTCTTGTTTCAAGCTATTCTCTActtggatcttcttcttctccttcaacgGCTTCTTTGATTGCTTCTAGCCTTCATCAACAGCAAAAGCTTATGCAGCTGGGTGGGATTAAAGATAGGACACCTGGTAATAATTATTTTCAGGCCTTGTTACCCTTTGAGGATCTCCAAATGGAAATGAAGTTAGAAGCAGGGGAAAACAACCGAATCTCATGCCAGAATCCAATTGGAACGGCGACCGCCGATCCGTCTCTCTACTGGAATACCACTAGTGTCGGAGCTTGGGCTGATCTCAACAACTTCGGATCTTCAGTCACCTCTTTAATTTGA
- the LOC122059281 gene encoding dof zinc finger protein DOF1.4 isoform X2, which translates to MFSHCEKMIISPSPNEWPQKIDETGLIASRGGRVMEKPVGQEEQALKCPRCDSSNTKFCYYNNYSLSQPRHFCKACKRYWTRGGTLRNVPVGGGYRKNKRVKRSSSNEVSSSPTQSPSPLLYGVSGMSAPLSDINNLHFPSFQDVVYTSPLVSSYSLLGSSSSPSTASLIASSLHQQQKLMQLGGIKDRTPGNNYFQALLPFEDLQMEMKLEAGENNRISCQNPIGTATADPSLYWNTTSVGAWADLNNFGSSVTSLI; encoded by the exons ATGTTTAGTCATTGTGAGAAGATGATCATCTCTCCTTCCCCTAACGAATGGCCAcag aagatagatgagaCGGGGTTGATAGCTTCAAGAGGTGGTAGGGTAATGGAGAAACCAGTAGGGCAAGAAGAACAAGCACTGAAATGTCCTCGTTGTGACTCCTCAAACACTAAATTTTGTTACTACAACAACTACAGCTTATCCCAACCCAGACACTTCTGTAAGGCCTGTAAGCGTTATTGGACTAGAGGTGGAACTCTTCGTAATGTACCGGTCGGTGGCGGCTACCGCAAGAACAAGAGGGTTAAGAGGTCTTCATCCAatgaagtttcttcttctccaactcaatccccttctcctctaTTATATGGCGTATCTGGTATGAGTGCTCCTCTCTCAGACATTAATAACCTCCATTTTCCAAGCTTCCAAGATGTGGTTTATACAAGTCCTCTTGTTTCAAGCTATTCTCTActtggatcttcttcttctccttcaacgGCTTCTTTGATTGCTTCTAGCCTTCATCAACAGCAAAAGCTTATGCAGCTGGGTGGGATTAAAGATAGGACACCTGGTAATAATTATTTTCAGGCCTTGTTACCCTTTGAGGATCTCCAAATGGAAATGAAGTTAGAAGCAGGGGAAAACAACCGAATCTCATGCCAGAATCCAATTGGAACGGCGACCGCCGATCCGTCTCTCTACTGGAATACCACTAGTGTCGGAGCTTGGGCTGATCTCAACAACTTCGGATCTTCAGTCACCTCTTTAATTTGA